The following proteins are encoded in a genomic region of Streptococcus cristatus AS 1.3089:
- a CDS encoding FtsX-like permease family protein yields the protein MFSIKDLYRLVVVSIISFCAVFVTNLFLNFYLDIRLLDQTNWLPEIRAAYDAQVAISWLIASISGAVLSLTSILLLFFYIRQFIDQHKPELGVLKALGYKNWEIARKFWLFSLPIGLGTGTGYFSSFAMMPHFYQLRNQSGVLPEITIRQHWSLFLFLVVLPTLAFAALAVLYASYCLRLPALDLLKRVSPSRKSPKRKTVKQIRKDSPFLKDLSASLLWSRKLLIFFVIFGSMCFSAMIQLSFGMKELTDETIQIMMMSIGTVLSVAILYLSLGVLLQENQETLAIMKVFGYSKNDCHKSLFAPYRFLAFLGFVLGTGYQYGIMQLLLRLMEKSIAQKVEYDFDFGVCLMTLLIFTLVYESFIYVSSRKIDQLTIKQVMLGE from the coding sequence ATGTTTTCAATAAAAGATTTGTATAGATTAGTCGTTGTATCAATTATCAGCTTTTGTGCGGTCTTTGTGACCAATCTCTTCTTAAATTTTTATCTGGATATCCGTTTACTAGATCAAACAAATTGGTTGCCTGAGATTCGAGCTGCTTACGATGCTCAAGTTGCGATTTCTTGGTTGATTGCATCCATTAGCGGAGCTGTTTTATCCCTAACATCGATACTCCTTCTCTTCTTTTACATTCGGCAATTTATTGACCAGCATAAGCCAGAATTAGGAGTTTTAAAAGCTCTGGGCTATAAAAACTGGGAAATTGCTCGAAAGTTTTGGCTTTTTAGTCTTCCAATTGGTTTGGGAACAGGCACTGGCTATTTCTCTTCTTTTGCCATGATGCCGCATTTTTATCAGTTGCGTAATCAAAGCGGAGTTTTGCCTGAAATTACCATTAGGCAACATTGGTCCCTCTTCTTGTTTCTCGTTGTCTTGCCGACTCTTGCCTTTGCTGCTTTAGCCGTTCTCTACGCTAGTTATTGTCTACGCTTGCCTGCTTTAGACTTGCTCAAGCGGGTCAGCCCTAGTCGAAAGTCACCAAAAAGGAAAACAGTAAAGCAAATAAGGAAAGACAGCCCCTTTTTAAAAGACCTTTCTGCCAGCCTGCTCTGGTCTAGAAAATTATTAATATTCTTTGTCATTTTCGGTTCGATGTGCTTTTCAGCTATGATTCAACTATCATTTGGCATGAAGGAATTGACAGATGAAACTATTCAGATAATGATGATGTCAATCGGTACTGTCCTGTCAGTAGCAATCCTCTATCTGTCGCTGGGAGTGCTCCTGCAGGAAAATCAGGAAACACTGGCTATTATGAAGGTTTTTGGTTATAGCAAAAATGATTGTCATAAGAGTTTATTTGCTCCCTACCGCTTTCTTGCCTTTTTGGGCTTTGTTTTAGGAACGGGCTATCAGTATGGGATTATGCAGCTTTTACTTAGATTGATGGAAAAATCAATAGCTCAGAAAGTTGAGTATGATTTTGATTTTGGAGTCTGCCTGATGACTTTGTTGATCTTTACCTTAGTCTATGAAAGTTTCATCTATGTATCCAGCAGGAAGATAGATCAACTGACCATCAAGCAGGTGATGCTGGGAGAATAA
- a CDS encoding bifunctional hydroxymethylpyrimidine kinase/phosphomethylpyrimidine kinase: protein MKNKLILALSGNDIFSGGGLHADLATYTVHGLHGFVAVTCLTAMTDKGFEVLPTDEQVFAQQLSSLKDVPFSAIKLGLLPTVAIADQVLEFVKKQAGIPVVLDPVLVCKETHDVEVSALRDELIKFFPYTTIITPNLPEAEILTQSEIKTLDDLKAAAVALHELRAQNVVIKGGNRFSQDQAIDLFYDGKDFQLLESPVLPNNNTGAGCTFASSIASQLLAGQSPLEAVNYSKDFVYRAIQRSDQYGVIQYEK from the coding sequence ATGAAGAATAAGCTGATTTTAGCCCTCTCTGGCAATGATATTTTTAGTGGTGGTGGTCTCCACGCGGATCTAGCTACTTATACGGTCCATGGCCTGCATGGCTTTGTAGCGGTGACTTGCTTAACCGCTATGACAGACAAGGGATTTGAAGTTCTTCCGACCGACGAGCAGGTCTTTGCGCAGCAACTCTCTTCGCTCAAAGATGTGCCTTTTTCGGCTATAAAGTTGGGCTTGTTACCGACGGTTGCCATTGCAGATCAGGTTCTGGAGTTCGTCAAAAAGCAAGCGGGCATACCAGTCGTGCTAGACCCTGTCCTAGTCTGTAAGGAAACCCACGATGTGGAAGTTTCGGCCCTCCGAGATGAATTGATCAAATTTTTCCCTTATACGACCATTATCACGCCCAATCTACCAGAAGCAGAGATCCTGACCCAGTCGGAGATTAAGACTTTGGATGACCTCAAGGCTGCGGCTGTGGCTCTCCATGAACTGAGAGCTCAAAATGTCGTGATCAAGGGAGGAAATCGTTTTAGCCAAGATCAGGCTATAGATTTATTTTACGATGGCAAAGACTTTCAGTTGCTAGAAAGCCCTGTTTTGCCAAATAATAATACAGGAGCAGGCTGTACCTTTGCTTCGAGCATAGCTAGTCAGCTTTTGGCAGGTCAATCCCCTCTTGAAGCCGTCAACTATTCAAAAGATTTTGTTTACCGCGCTATCCAGCGCTCAGATCAGTATGGAGTTATTCAATATGAAAAATAA
- a CDS encoding NUDIX hydrolase gives MAKDISYRQGQEHFRYRAAALIIEEEALCVISSPSEDYFYSVGGAVRFGETSKEAVQREVFEETGQTYEIEKLAFIHENLFSNSTGILKGLDCHEICFYYLMKSHGKQFDYQHKQEQVYWIPLTDLENYRIFPKEITHILKHLQTGIQHIISKKESGTEIGNSLEFDFVVPPPHS, from the coding sequence ATGGCAAAGGATATTTCTTATAGGCAAGGGCAGGAGCACTTTCGCTATCGGGCTGCTGCACTCATCATTGAGGAGGAAGCCCTCTGTGTCATATCTTCTCCTAGCGAGGACTATTTCTATTCAGTGGGAGGGGCAGTCAGATTTGGAGAAACCTCCAAAGAAGCTGTTCAGCGAGAAGTTTTCGAAGAAACTGGACAAACGTATGAGATTGAAAAGCTAGCTTTTATCCATGAAAATTTATTTTCCAACTCAACCGGCATCCTCAAAGGGCTAGACTGTCATGAGATTTGCTTCTATTATCTGATGAAGTCTCACGGTAAGCAATTTGACTATCAACATAAGCAAGAACAAGTCTATTGGATTCCCCTGACAGACTTGGAGAACTACAGAATTTTCCCAAAGGAAATCACACACATCCTCAAGCACCTCCAGACAGGCATCCAGCATATCATTAGTAAAAAAGAGAGTGGGACAGAAATCGGTAATTCGTTAGAATTCGATTTCGTCGTCCCACCTCCGCACAGTTGA
- a CDS encoding helix-turn-helix domain-containing protein has product MRYDFGKVYKEIRKSKNLTQSDVCGNVLSPTTLSKIENGLVVPKYENMAFLLQQINMSFDEFDYICNLYQPSEHIELFNEISNIHSISGVRELEAIHKKCESYLKTHCDISIQKLHQSLTVVLQIRKNGILNIDKVTQDIVDILWNDLKYHDTWYASDFNILNSILFVLPAETIIDTTQLILHRLEKYSDFQNILPIKLAILSNLSTFYFYYKHYPMCSHICSIVVKTAKLLKRYDAIAFHSARIGICDADEELIQKNLEILRLLEEDELLKIIENEIAAFHATKALNEMGMPWML; this is encoded by the coding sequence ATGAGATATGATTTTGGAAAAGTTTATAAAGAAATTAGAAAGTCTAAAAACCTCACTCAGTCAGATGTGTGTGGCAATGTACTATCTCCCACAACACTCTCTAAGATAGAGAATGGACTTGTCGTTCCAAAGTATGAGAACATGGCTTTTTTACTTCAACAAATTAATATGAGCTTTGATGAATTTGATTATATTTGTAATCTTTACCAACCTAGCGAGCATATCGAACTCTTCAATGAAATCAGCAATATTCATTCAATTAGTGGAGTAAGAGAACTTGAAGCTATTCATAAAAAATGTGAATCTTATCTAAAAACTCATTGTGATATCTCTATCCAAAAATTGCACCAATCTTTGACCGTTGTACTTCAAATTAGAAAGAATGGAATTTTAAACATAGATAAAGTGACACAAGATATCGTTGATATTCTATGGAACGATTTGAAATATCATGATACATGGTACGCATCAGATTTCAACATTTTAAACTCCATTCTTTTTGTCCTTCCTGCTGAGACCATTATAGATACAACTCAATTAATTCTTCACAGACTAGAAAAATACTCTGATTTTCAAAATATCCTTCCTATAAAGCTAGCCATCCTATCAAATTTGTCCACCTTTTATTTTTATTATAAACACTATCCCATGTGTAGTCATATTTGTTCGATCGTTGTTAAAACAGCAAAATTACTTAAACGGTATGATGCAATTGCATTTCATTCGGCTAGAATCGGAATTTGTGATGCTGATGAAGAGCTAATACAAAAGAATCTTGAAATATTACGTTTACTTGAGGAAGATGAGTTATTAAAAATTATTGAAAATGAAATAGCTGCATTTCATGCTACTAAAGCATTAAACGAAATGGGTATGCCATGGATGTTGTGA
- a CDS encoding TIGR01440 family protein, producing MDLEKLEKETRQIATDVLDKAGLVKGNIFVLGLSSSEVMGGQIGQHSSREVGQVIVKTLLDILQARGIYLAVQGCEHLNRALVVERELAEKKDLEIVNVLPSLHAGGSSQLAAFDYMEDPVEVEFITAHAGLDVGDTSIGMHVKHVQVPIRPQLRSLGQAHVTALASRPKLIGGARASYIEDRIRKS from the coding sequence ATGGATTTAGAGAAGCTTGAAAAGGAGACCAGACAGATCGCTACAGATGTCTTGGACAAGGCGGGTTTGGTTAAGGGAAATATTTTTGTCCTAGGTCTATCTTCTAGTGAAGTCATGGGGGGACAGATTGGCCAGCATTCCAGCAGGGAAGTCGGTCAAGTCATTGTCAAGACCTTGCTAGATATTCTGCAAGCACGGGGAATTTACTTGGCCGTTCAAGGCTGCGAGCACCTCAACCGCGCCTTGGTCGTAGAGCGAGAATTGGCAGAAAAGAAAGACCTAGAAATTGTCAATGTCCTGCCCAGCCTCCATGCAGGCGGGAGTAGCCAGCTAGCAGCTTTTGATTATATGGAAGATCCTGTGGAGGTTGAGTTCATCACAGCCCATGCTGGCTTGGATGTGGGAGATACATCCATCGGAATGCATGTCAAGCATGTTCAGGTTCCTATTCGCCCTCAACTGCGCAGTTTGGGACAGGCTCACGTTACTGCCCTTGCCAGTCGTCCCAAGTTGATTGGCGGAGCTAGAGCGTCTTATATCGAAGATAGGATTCGAAAATCCTAG
- the rlmB gene encoding 23S rRNA (guanosine(2251)-2'-O)-methyltransferase RlmB, giving the protein MEKNDIVYGVHAVTEALMANTGNKLYIQDDLRGKNVSKLKDLAAEKKVSISWTPKKTLQEMTDGAVHQGFVLRVSEFAYADLADVLKKAEQEENPLLLILDGLTDPHNLGSILRTADATNVTGVLIPKHRAVGVTPVVAKTSTGAIEHIPIARVTNLSQTLDKLKEAGFWIFGTDMQGTPVHKWNTAGKLALIIGNEGKGISSNIKKQVDEMLTIPMNGHVQSLNASVAAAILMYEVFRNRVG; this is encoded by the coding sequence ATGGAAAAAAATGATATTGTTTACGGCGTGCATGCTGTGACCGAGGCCTTGATGGCCAATACGGGAAATAAACTTTACATTCAGGACGACTTGCGTGGCAAAAACGTGAGCAAACTGAAAGATCTGGCAGCAGAAAAGAAGGTCTCCATCTCTTGGACACCCAAGAAAACCTTGCAGGAGATGACGGATGGAGCCGTTCACCAAGGCTTTGTCTTGCGGGTATCGGAGTTTGCCTATGCAGATTTGGCGGATGTTTTGAAAAAAGCGGAGCAGGAAGAGAATCCTCTGCTGTTGATTTTGGATGGCTTGACAGACCCGCATAATCTAGGCTCTATCTTACGGACGGCTGACGCTACCAATGTCACGGGAGTGCTCATTCCCAAGCACCGAGCAGTCGGCGTGACACCAGTTGTGGCCAAGACCTCTACGGGCGCTATCGAGCACATTCCTATTGCCCGTGTGACCAATCTCAGCCAGACTCTGGACAAGCTCAAGGAAGCTGGCTTCTGGATTTTTGGGACGGATATGCAGGGGACACCTGTTCATAAGTGGAATACGGCAGGAAAGTTGGCCCTCATCATCGGCAACGAAGGCAAGGGGATTTCCAGCAACATCAAGAAGCAGGTGGACGAAATGCTGACCATTCCTATGAATGGCCATGTCCAAAGCCTCAATGCTAGCGTCGCAGCTGCCATTCTCATGTATGAAGTTTTTAGAAATCGGGTGGGCTAA
- the truA gene encoding tRNA pseudouridine(38-40) synthase TruA encodes MTRYKALISYDGHDFAGFQRQPHARSVQEEIEKTLTRINKGQPIVIHGAGRTDSGVHALGQVIHFDLPSARDEEKLRFALDTQTPEDIDVISVEEVTEDFHARYKPHSKTYEFLVDIGRPKNPMMRHYATHYPYPLEIPLMEQAIKALEGTHDFTGFTASGTSVENKVRTITKASLTFDEQRNFLVFTFSGNGFLYKQIRNMVGTLLKIGNKRMPVNQIERILEEKDRQLAGPTAAPNGLYLKEINYEE; translated from the coding sequence ATGACTCGTTATAAAGCCCTTATTTCCTACGACGGACATGACTTTGCTGGCTTTCAGCGCCAGCCTCATGCTCGGAGCGTTCAGGAAGAGATTGAAAAAACCTTAACTCGTATCAACAAAGGCCAGCCCATTGTCATCCACGGAGCTGGTCGAACCGACAGCGGCGTTCATGCGCTTGGGCAGGTCATTCACTTTGACCTCCCGTCAGCTAGGGATGAAGAAAAGCTGCGTTTTGCCTTGGATACCCAGACACCAGAAGATATTGATGTCATTTCTGTGGAGGAAGTGACGGAAGATTTTCATGCCCGTTACAAGCCGCACAGCAAGACCTATGAGTTTCTGGTGGATATTGGTCGGCCAAAAAATCCAATGATGCGCCACTATGCGACCCACTATCCCTATCCTTTGGAGATTCCTCTGATGGAGCAGGCTATTAAAGCCTTGGAGGGAACGCATGATTTTACAGGTTTTACAGCCTCGGGTACCAGTGTGGAAAATAAGGTTCGCACGATTACAAAGGCTAGTCTGACTTTTGATGAGCAACGCAATTTTCTAGTCTTTACGTTTTCTGGCAATGGCTTTCTCTATAAGCAAATCCGCAACATGGTGGGAACCCTGCTCAAGATTGGAAATAAGCGGATGCCAGTCAACCAAATCGAACGGATTTTAGAAGAAAAAGATCGGCAGCTAGCTGGCCCAACCGCAGCGCCTAATGGTCTTTACCTAAAGGAGATTAACTATGAAGAATAA
- a CDS encoding ECF transporter S component has protein sequence MKNNQTRKIALLAVITALSIVLGNFFKIPTPTGFLTLLDAGIYFTAFYFGRKEGALVGGLSGLLIDLVAGYPQWMVFSLICHGLQGYFAGFTGKQRYIGLLLAGLAMVGGYALFGSILSGPGAAIAAIWGNVMQNIFGLVVGYALYRAFPLVLKRALQPE, from the coding sequence ATGAAAAATAATCAGACACGAAAAATCGCTTTGCTGGCTGTCATTACAGCCCTATCCATTGTTTTAGGAAACTTTTTCAAAATCCCTACGCCAACTGGCTTTCTGACCTTGCTAGATGCTGGGATTTACTTTACCGCATTTTATTTTGGTCGTAAGGAAGGAGCTTTGGTTGGTGGTCTGTCCGGTCTCTTGATTGACCTAGTGGCCGGCTATCCTCAGTGGATGGTCTTTAGCCTCATCTGCCATGGTCTTCAAGGCTACTTTGCCGGCTTCACTGGCAAGCAGCGTTATATCGGCTTGCTCTTGGCTGGACTTGCCATGGTAGGCGGCTATGCCCTCTTTGGTAGTATCTTGAGTGGACCGGGTGCAGCTATCGCAGCGATTTGGGGCAATGTCATGCAAAATATTTTTGGCTTGGTGGTCGGCTATGCCCTTTACAGAGCTTTTCCCCTTGTCTTGAAAAGAGCCCTTCAGCCAGAGTAA
- a CDS encoding ABC transporter ATP-binding protein has product MIRLKGIRKSYSGREVLKGIDLEIADQDYLVILGASGSGKSTLLNVLSGLEKPDSGHVYYDEEDLSQLTEAQLTAFRRAKIAFIFQQYFLLPNLTVEQNVKMGANLAGNQDYVRILEALGLGDKLQHYPSQLSGGEQQRVAIARALAKRPRVLFLDEPTGALDEATGRQILAYISSLQEELGFTLVMVTHNANIAQMAKTIVHINSGQIQSLETNSQPKTAYEIGW; this is encoded by the coding sequence ATGATTAGATTAAAGGGAATTCGTAAGTCCTACAGTGGAAGAGAAGTTTTAAAAGGAATCGACTTGGAGATTGCTGACCAAGATTACTTGGTCATTTTGGGAGCTTCTGGATCTGGAAAGTCAACCTTGCTCAACGTTTTATCAGGCCTAGAAAAACCAGACAGTGGTCATGTTTATTACGATGAGGAAGATCTATCCCAGCTGACAGAAGCTCAATTGACGGCTTTTCGTCGAGCGAAGATTGCCTTTATTTTTCAGCAGTATTTCTTACTTCCAAATCTTACAGTGGAGCAAAATGTCAAAATGGGTGCTAATCTAGCAGGCAATCAAGATTATGTCCGTATTTTGGAGGCTTTAGGTTTAGGTGATAAACTTCAGCATTATCCAAGTCAACTGTCAGGCGGTGAGCAGCAGCGGGTGGCTATTGCACGAGCCCTAGCTAAAAGACCACGTGTCCTCTTTTTGGACGAGCCGACTGGAGCCTTGGACGAAGCAACAGGTCGTCAGATTCTAGCCTATATTTCAAGTCTTCAAGAGGAGCTAGGATTTACGCTGGTCATGGTGACCCACAATGCAAATATTGCTCAGATGGCTAAGACCATTGTCCATATCAATAGCGGTCAGATTCAAAGCTTAGAGACAAATAGTCAGCCCAAGACGGCCTATGAGATTGGATGGTAA
- a CDS encoding TetR/AcrR family transcriptional regulator — protein sequence MPPKNKFTRDEIIQAALGIVREAGLAGLTARSLAERLQSSPKVIFGQFENMEDLSHSVVRAAEFVLVQYIRSALERAKPFRAVGMAYILFASQEPQLFKILYLNPHKHPIESFKDFLPQKDHSYQQILESIVEDYPMHIESAEFVYQHLFIYSHGLASMIASGIYSFSQEEVTERLTQVFTALLKEMKGKQE from the coding sequence ATGCCACCTAAAAATAAATTTACTCGTGATGAGATTATTCAAGCAGCTCTAGGGATTGTCAGAGAAGCCGGCTTAGCTGGTTTGACTGCTCGTTCTCTGGCTGAACGTTTGCAGTCTAGTCCTAAGGTTATTTTCGGTCAGTTTGAAAATATGGAGGATTTAAGTCATTCGGTTGTTCGGGCAGCTGAGTTTGTCCTAGTCCAATATATTCGTTCGGCTTTGGAGCGGGCCAAGCCTTTCAGAGCAGTTGGTATGGCTTATATCCTTTTTGCTAGTCAGGAGCCTCAGCTTTTTAAAATTCTCTATCTAAATCCTCACAAGCACCCCATTGAGTCTTTCAAGGACTTTTTACCTCAGAAAGACCATAGTTATCAGCAGATATTAGAGTCGATTGTGGAGGATTATCCCATGCACATAGAAAGTGCAGAGTTCGTGTATCAGCATTTGTTTATCTATTCTCATGGTCTGGCTAGCATGATAGCATCGGGTATTTATTCTTTTAGTCAGGAGGAAGTGACAGAACGTTTGACGCAAGTATTTACTGCCCTCCTAAAGGAAATGAAAGGAAAGCAAGAATGA
- the tig gene encoding trigger factor produces the protein MSVSFENKETNRGVLTFTIGQDQIKPALDRAFNAVKKNIAVPGFRKGHIPRPVFNQRFGEESLYQDVLNALLPAAYEAAVKEAGLEVVAQPKIDVTSMEKGQDWVITADVVTKPEVKLGAYKDLEVSVEVSKEVTDAEVDERIERERNNLAELVLKDGAAAEGDTVVIDFVGSVDGVEFDGGKGDNFSLGLGSGQFIPGFEDQLVGHSAGETVDVVVTFPEDYQAADLAGKEAKFVTTIHEVKEKEVPALDDELAKDIDEEVETLAELKEKYRKELAEAKEAAYNDAVEAAAIDLAVENAEIVDLPEEMIHEEVHRAVNEFLGNMQRQGISPDMYFQITGTTQEDLHKQYEADAAARTKTNLVVEAVAKAEGFEASAEEVEAEITSLATDYNMEADRVRQLLSEEMLKHDIAVKKAVEVITSTAKVK, from the coding sequence ATGTCTGTATCATTTGAAAACAAAGAAACAAATCGTGGAGTGTTGACTTTTACTATCGGTCAAGACCAAATCAAACCTGCTTTGGATCGTGCTTTTAATGCAGTTAAGAAAAATATTGCTGTACCAGGTTTCCGTAAAGGTCATATTCCTCGTCCAGTCTTCAACCAACGTTTTGGTGAAGAATCACTTTATCAAGATGTCTTGAATGCCTTGCTTCCAGCAGCTTATGAAGCAGCTGTGAAAGAAGCTGGTCTTGAAGTGGTTGCACAACCAAAAATTGATGTGACTTCAATGGAAAAAGGCCAAGACTGGGTCATCACTGCTGATGTTGTGACAAAACCTGAAGTGAAATTGGGTGCTTACAAAGACCTTGAAGTATCTGTAGAAGTTTCTAAGGAAGTGACTGATGCTGAAGTTGACGAGCGCATTGAGCGTGAACGCAACAACTTGGCTGAATTGGTTCTGAAAGATGGAGCAGCAGCTGAAGGAGATACAGTTGTCATCGACTTTGTTGGTTCTGTTGACGGTGTTGAATTTGACGGCGGAAAAGGCGATAACTTCTCACTTGGACTCGGTTCAGGTCAATTCATCCCAGGCTTCGAAGACCAATTGGTTGGTCACTCAGCTGGTGAAACAGTAGACGTTGTTGTAACCTTCCCAGAAGACTACCAAGCAGCTGATCTTGCTGGTAAAGAAGCAAAATTCGTTACAACAATCCATGAAGTAAAAGAAAAAGAAGTTCCAGCTCTTGATGATGAACTTGCAAAAGACATCGACGAAGAAGTTGAAACTCTTGCTGAATTGAAAGAAAAATACCGTAAAGAATTAGCAGAAGCGAAAGAAGCAGCTTACAACGATGCAGTTGAAGCAGCAGCGATTGATCTTGCAGTAGAAAATGCAGAAATCGTTGACCTTCCAGAAGAAATGATTCACGAAGAAGTTCATCGCGCTGTGAACGAATTCCTCGGCAACATGCAACGTCAAGGTATCTCTCCTGATATGTACTTCCAAATCACTGGTACAACTCAAGAAGACCTTCACAAACAATATGAAGCAGATGCTGCAGCACGCACTAAGACCAACCTTGTTGTAGAAGCAGTTGCGAAAGCAGAAGGCTTTGAAGCTAGCGCTGAAGAAGTTGAAGCTGAAATCACTTCATTGGCAACAGACTACAACATGGAAGCAGACCGCGTTCGCCAATTGCTTTCAGAAGAAATGCTTAAACATGATATCGCTGTTAAAAAAGCAGTTGAAGTTATCACAAGCACTGCTAAAGTAAAATAA
- a CDS encoding bacteriocin secretion accessory protein, which yields MKEHYLESAEFYNRRYSSFSVHVILPTFFLLLFVVLFSLFAKKEITITSGASIEPSKILASIQSTSNNAIVTNNLKENKVVKKGDLLVQYKSDSENTQKETFSSQVESLKEQKRQLELLQESLKTGTSQFSGEDRFGYEQAFNDYKSQAASIRSNTEQQNSTIASQNSAASNSQAELGNLINETNAKLADYQTLRNAIQNGTSVPSTNAGYSIYQAYEAQAVADSQGQLKSQVLSQIDNQISQFESALSGYRVQYAGSGAQQAYSGSLDSQLESLKAQQLTKVGQELTALNQKILEVENNLKVQGGITQKGMITATEDGILHLNPETAGANLVPEGKLLAQLYPVLTKEKKVIITTYVTSKDVASLKKGETLRFTAMDENNKEFVLKSKISNIDSNATKTEKGNFFKVEAETTLTDAQAKKMRYGVEGRAVVITGSKTYFDYYLDEFLRRD from the coding sequence ATGAAAGAACATTACTTAGAGAGTGCCGAATTTTATAATCGTAGATATTCTAGCTTTTCTGTGCACGTGATTTTACCGACTTTCTTCTTATTGCTTTTTGTAGTTTTATTCTCTCTATTTGCTAAAAAAGAAATCACCATTACTTCAGGTGCCTCTATTGAGCCTAGCAAAATTTTGGCCAGCATCCAATCAACTAGTAACAATGCTATTGTTACTAATAACTTAAAGGAAAACAAGGTTGTTAAAAAAGGGGATCTTTTAGTTCAGTATAAGTCTGATAGCGAAAATACTCAGAAAGAAACCTTCTCCTCTCAAGTGGAAAGCTTGAAGGAGCAAAAACGGCAGTTGGAATTGCTACAAGAAAGTCTGAAGACGGGGACTAGCCAGTTTTCAGGAGAGGATCGCTTCGGTTATGAGCAGGCCTTTAATGACTATAAGAGTCAAGCTGCTAGCATCCGTAGCAACACCGAACAACAGAATTCGACCATTGCTTCTCAAAATTCAGCGGCTAGCAATTCACAGGCAGAGCTGGGAAATTTGATCAATGAAACCAATGCTAAATTGGCGGATTATCAAACGCTTAGAAACGCCATCCAAAATGGGACAAGTGTCCCTTCGACCAATGCTGGTTATAGCATTTATCAGGCTTATGAGGCGCAAGCCGTTGCTGATAGTCAAGGTCAGCTAAAGAGTCAAGTTCTGTCGCAGATTGACAATCAGATTTCGCAGTTTGAATCAGCTCTTTCGGGTTATCGGGTGCAGTATGCAGGTTCCGGTGCTCAGCAAGCCTATTCTGGAAGTTTGGATAGCCAGCTTGAATCCTTGAAAGCTCAACAATTGACTAAAGTTGGCCAAGAGTTGACGGCCTTGAATCAAAAGATTTTAGAAGTTGAAAACAATCTCAAGGTGCAAGGTGGTATTACTCAAAAGGGCATGATCACAGCAACTGAAGATGGTATTCTCCACCTAAATCCTGAAACAGCAGGAGCGAATTTGGTTCCCGAAGGGAAGTTGCTCGCTCAGTTGTATCCTGTTTTGACCAAGGAAAAAAAGGTGATTATCACCACTTATGTGACCTCAAAAGATGTTGCTAGTCTGAAAAAAGGTGAAACTCTACGTTTCACTGCAATGGACGAAAATAATAAAGAGTTTGTTCTCAAATCTAAAATTTCGAACATTGATAGCAATGCAACAAAGACGGAAAAAGGAAACTTCTTTAAAGTGGAAGCTGAAACAACCTTAACCGATGCTCAGGCCAAGAAAATGCGTTATGGTGTTGAAGGTCGTGCGGTTGTCATCACAGGAAGCAAGACCTACTTTGACTATTACTTGGATGAATTCTTAAGAAGAGATTAA